The sequence ATGCACCTGCCTTTAGAGGGCGCTGGTCCCTCTTCCCTCACTAAACAACAAGCAACACAACAATACACTCTTTTACACTGATACTGAACTTTTGATAAAAACTGCAGGTGTCCATCATTTCTAATTGATGCTGACATTCTAGAATTTATTTATCACTGCTGTAGAAGTTACCATTTACTTTTACCTCAGTAGCTAGAGTGGTAGGCAAGTAGTAATGCAAATGGGCTACCCACTGTGTGCTCTCCAAGAGAGGAGACAGCTTCAGTGGGTAACACATCTCTTCAGTAGTCACCTATCAAGTGAACTGAAACTCACAGGAACTAGGGTGAATGGCCTGCCtacttatttcattttctttttcaggaattaatatatgtaaatatgtaaattattgccattttggtaaatttcaatatttctgatttgcattaaaacattttaaatgtatttgcaatatttcCTTGGACCAAGCAACATTCTCATTGtattacaacacatttcattttcatgtgttaaattattgttaaattattcactgaaacatgtaaacaggaaaataaatcttaaaaatCCATAACTTACTGTTGGGTGGCAGGATGGGAAGACTACTTGTCTTTCTGGCAGGAATCACATAATCACACAGCCTTTGCATCACAGGGGTTGACTCCATCCCTGGATTCTTCCCTAAAGCTTGTTGAAGTTTATttatctttgtctctctctcctcaatGTCCTTTCTCATTTGTCTTAATTTCTCCTCATACATTTCTCCTCGCTGTTCAATCTGTCTCTGAAGCTCTTCTCTTTGCTGTTCTTTCtcagtcattgttttttctAGTCTCTGTCTCAGATCCACTATTGCTGTCTCAAGCTCTTCTCTTTGCAGTTCTTTCTCACTCATTGCTTTTTCTAGTCTCTGTCTCAGCTCCAGTATATGTCTCTCCATTCCCTCACACATTTTTTGAAGTGTGTGAATGTCTAGAGTAGCAGTGAAGCACTGACCATTGATGTTTGCCACCATCTCTATTTTTCTGAGGAGCTCTGCTACCTGAGTGTCATCACTTCTGTCCTTGTTGTTGAAAACATGATATCTGTACCTACATTTCTTCACTATCTTCTGGAGTGATTTCCCATCTTTCTTTAAGTACTTCTCAATGGTTGTGTTTGTTAGCTTGTCTCCcctggtgaacagcactatagtgtgtctccaGACTGTTTCTCCAAACTGCCTCAATTGTTCCTCTATTGTTtcaattttaatgtatttgaaagCACCAATCTCAAAGACCAGAATGAAAGCATGTGGTCCtggggagcagagagacacactctTCATGATCTCCTCTTTAACCTCTTCTGAAATGGATTCAGTGAAGTATCCCTCCATACCTGGTGTGTCGATTACAGTAACCTGCCTGCCTGAAACTacgccctctctcctctcacactgcACAGTTTTTCTCCCTACTGTAAAagcctctctgcccaggatggtgtttcctgtgGAACTCACTCCAGCCCCTCTCATCCCCAGCAACACAATCCTTGTCTCTGAGTGATATGAGGGTTTCCCTGCAAGAACAAAACAAGGTTTATTCCTCTtctaaaaatcatttaattattGATATAGTCATCTGCATTTAAGTTAAACTTATGCCTATACATTATACTATGATCATATATATGCTTCCAAAAAGAATTTATATGGGGCAGTTGATTCCATTGTCTGAAAAAGTTTGATCCGAATAAATGCAGACTTACCTTCTATTTGATCcaaaagtagattttttttagacTTCGACTGTTAATCTAAAAACTTTACTTCCTTGTCAAATCAAAACTATAACTGTCCATTTTCCATATGAATCACAATGCAGGTAAATAACACTATATTTTTCACATGATTTTCACTTCAACATTTCAAATAGCTGTCAGTTTTGTGGTCAGGACTTCTTGCTTGATGTAGAGTAGGATTCATGAGGCTACTCTGTTTACTCTATCAGGAATGTGTATGTTTCCACAAACTTGCAAAAATTCTAAACTACAGTAAATGCAAATCTACATATTAAAATTTTTGAGTTGCAGGATAAAGAGACATAACTCACATGTacaaatattcattattatttatttcacatatttgcTTAGCTGACACCAGAgcaaattaaatacatataatccatttatatagctggatcTTTAGTGAGGCAATTCAAGTTTAGAACCTTGttcaaaggtacagcagcagtgtcccaccttGAAACAGAACCAACAAACGTTTGGGCTGCTGTGCCTTCTCCTTGCCACTACCCCATACTACTGTACAAGTATTACAGAGCTGAATAAAAATGTCTAACATCCATGTTTGAATTTACAAACACCCTAACCAGCTCCACCATTTATACaatttttatacaattttaCTATGCTTTGCTAATCCTTTGAGGATTATTTGTATCAAAAATCCATCACATGTATAGCACACATAGATTGATTTAACCTATTTTAGTCAATCTGAAGATGCTGAATTGAGCCAAATTGTTGTTATAAGAATACATGGATTTGTTTCTCTGAGAAATGGTGGATAACATGTATGCATGATTTGTAATCTTAGATCAATATCTATTCTTAAAACTTTTGGTTTTATGGTTAAAGTTATGATACGTGCTTTCCCTGCTTTCAACCAACCGTCATTctaaaataagacatttttgTAAACATCCCAATCGCCACCAAGCATGTTGATATTCATCACCAAgaaatacattatatacaaaTGTAGGGTTGATCAATACAAAAGGTTCTTACAATGATGGCTTTATGAACTCACCACAATAAGAGTCTGAAACTCCAGCTGCcatctctcttgctttctctcagTCCTTCACCCAGGACCCCTTAATAAAACACGTCTCCAACACctttacacaaaa comes from Megalops cyprinoides isolate fMegCyp1 chromosome 3, fMegCyp1.pri, whole genome shotgun sequence and encodes:
- the LOC118774544 gene encoding uncharacterized protein LOC118774544 — its product is MAAGVSDSYCGKPSYHSETRIVLLGMRGAGVSSTGNTILGREAFTVGRKTVQCERREGVVSGRQVTVIDTPGMEGYFTESISEEVKEEIMKSVSLCSPGPHAFILVFEIGAFKYIKIETIEEQLRQFGETVWRHTIVLFTRGDKLTNTTIEKYLKKDGKSLQKIVKKCRYRYHVFNNKDRSDDTQVAELLRKIEMVANINGQCFTATLDIHTLQKMCEGMERHILELRQRLEKAMSEKELQREELETAIVDLRQRLEKTMTEKEQQREELQRQIEQRGEMYEEKLRQMRKDIEERETKINKLQQALGKNPGMESTPVMQRLCDYVIPARKTSSLPILPPNMREEGPAPSKGRCMIQESSNVRDVEPQALRSSNTNEDKVEQDVTARSEDGLEDGYKKNDSNNQHSENIKGMDILKLGCGEHKVDPKHVMTEPLKEREAVPPLRRRSSEHLPSISECKTDSPWEVSMEGAAAASKEAVPAQIKTREKKEKCPGSSDTGSEGLPGPCEQSNKISWKKRLSSWLPSIGNNKKGTKSPATSTPETTAAPSSTTGSFPETADKSFPAHPASNPITSYAQRSYSVTNMAPSTPESGETMTDASRCQSDTNLFRCRKQSFASSAASSLMTFLSRSSHSVLSVMSKSTFKGSTISLPAVFL